The Elaeis guineensis isolate ETL-2024a chromosome 5, EG11, whole genome shotgun sequence DNA segment TGTATGCGGTTTGAATCATAGAGTGCTGCACCTAGTAGATGATGGAGGTCAATCAAACAAGTCAGTCTTATGTGTATGTCATACATGTCTTGTTTATGTCATACATGTCTTGTTTGATGGCCGTCCATTTTCTGATAGCAGCACTCTATGGTCCACATAATGCATCATAGAGGATTCTCgatctcattgtttttatattttaaatttatttcttatgtaATTTTAATCTTTGCTGAAATGAATTCTTTAAGACAAGGGCTTAACTGCATCTGCATAACAAATCCAAATTATGCTCTAAATTATGGAATCATTACCATAAACTGGTTACTTATGGATAGCAACTTACTGTATGGCAAAAAGAAGCATTGGAGGGTTCTCAAAAGTAAGCTGTATATGAGGCAGGGAGAGATGTTtcaatttaagaaaataaaaaaaaattgaatcaaaagagaaggaaagaaaaaggaatgagagtgagaaggagaaaaaaatataaagagcagATTGAGAATGGGAATGTTAATCTAGCTGCTCTCAGTACGTTTTCTATGCGGGCTCTTACTTTGATTCATCGGCTTCAACAGCTTGTGCCAATTCCTGCTGTGTTAAGCTATCATACtgtcatagcccaaaacctagtctaaccaagcccaatccagcagacccaagcccaaaaaaaaaaaaaaaaacagaggaatcaaaatcgggaagaagactctcgataggagtcttcttctccggcgagacccgggcgagatcggaatcctaggacctctcggagtcctagggttctctataaaaggacctttccctcccttgaagccgatcattggcccttttcccctcttttcctctccgatttttccgaattagagccgcggatccTTGCTTCGTTTTCACCGTGATTGCCcgtcggtggggtcaccggaggccgaagtgaatcttcctcttcttcctctcatctttcttcttcctcccgtgcatttgtgcgcagctgccggcgacgagagtcgtcgattttcggtcggaaaaagggacctctgttttggtctcttttttctGTGAATTTTTCGATGCCGGCGATCGGTTgcgatcgccggccatgctccttcgtgaccgggggagtggcccctctCTACTgccggcctccaccgcggcggtcgtggcctgaacggcccggcacaaggaggggactgccgtcctctgttcggcctggaaggagtctagagaagaagaagaaaagagaagaaaaagaaaaaaaaaagaaaagaaaaagaagaaaaagaaaagaaaaaaaaagagaaagaagaaaaagaaaaaaaaaagaaaaggaaagaaaaagaagaaaaaaagagaaaaataaaataaaataaaaaataaataaaaaataaaaaataaaaataaatatatatatatatatatatatttatatataaataaataaataaataaataaaaataataataataaaaaatgatgagagagagtttctctctcttctctctcttctctctcttctttcagtctgaacccttattttttctctctagaattgaactttctctctctaaaattttctctctctagattgtttctctctcttgatggatttctctctctctaaagttattcctctaggattagcgtagtggaaggcttcatttgatgatttgatcgagtttagggaagagtctgattttaagtgaggttttgattttgggatttgttagatttaattttgaattaaaattaatataaaaatataattttggataatagacacGGAAGAATCTcatagaagttagtcgatctattcattcagtgcttcgtgaaaggtaagtaatgaatcatcttctcgagatattccatatttattctgaaaataaataattattctctgaaattatgcatgaattatgaattatgttttgaaagaaaagtacttttaaaatattatggtacgtcgattatgcacatgttcagtaaaaaattatgatatattatgatacaaattgttttgatacagatcggatttatgctctcagcctaactatgtttcagtgggtcccatcaatggggattatacgttggtacttagtggatcctgtcagtgggggttgtgcgctggtgtttgtggaccctaccagtgggggttgtgcgctggtattctgtgaactccgtcaatgggggttaaacgttggtcatagtcaaggctgttgagttacgagtattttgcatcgaatcggatttatgattatattatatgtgaatatttgaaaatatttgatttgtattaaatcagcataaaatatactcttatgtttatttgcaacattattcttgaaaagtaaataatatctgaaatatctagttgagatatttgttacttactgggctgtctagcttattacctttctttctatttttcagattcagataattaatttcgagcatgggaagaaatattgagacagagcttttagaggcgagatttagcattgtcaatttcaataaacttagatctattgttttatttttagcaaaaattttattggatgtaagacatttgatataattacttgaattacagttgaataataattatttgaatttattccgctgtgatgcattgatatcgtgatgagatgccttgcatgcttatggagagagttcttcatgagtatgcggcggttgccgcgaccctcgattcacaatctcgggtcgggggcgtgacaattaatatggtatcagagcataagtggataaattatgacacatagaatttgacatagtatgagtgtaggtgggtaaacattaggtatattgggacgttaaagtatgagcatcataataaatctatcctaacaaatagataaatgaatctaataaggttttactactacaaggttaccatgcctccccgtataatgacaagaactactcaaggaattgcaagagagacatcacaaccacgggatggtagcactccccatctaatcagtggcacccctcaggaggagggagtcgtagatcctaatgggagtacttcgaagcacgtcaagaaccagatatggctcagttaatgcagaccctaatcaggatggtacaagcgcaacaataaatacagcagcaaatgcttgaacaacagcagatacaacgagatacacaacaacatcaacaTCCACcatcacaacatggagagcaaccagtacaacggaacaacatttcagaatttaaaaagcttgctcctctagctttcaaggggactattgaacctttggaggctgataactggataatggagatggagaaggccttcgctgtccaagagtgtcttgatgaagaaaagattcgatatgcagcttatttactacaaggagaagcatacaactggtgtcagcgactacagcgcaagtatgaacaagacggcgaaatacttacctgggaaagatttcggattgcattctatgatcagtatttttctcggagtataaggatccagaaagagcaagagtttatttatttgaagcaaaagggtatgagtgtgactgaatatgaagcaaaatttacagagttagcaaaatttgctccgagattagtggatggtgagcaagaacgtgttcacaagttcgagatgggactgagaactgagattcgaaaacaagtggttccatatgaattgacaacttatgcagatgtagtaaacaaagcactgataattgaaagagaagtcaatgaaggacgcatgaaaagggaaagaaagcaaagaaagagagcaaaatcaaatgatacacaagggcagaataataaaaacatcaaaagatcagctaagggagcaatagataataagactcaacaaattgatagtgagccgtgctccagatgtggcaaaaatcatgcagacaaggattactATTGGAatataggtgcttgtttcaaatgtggtcagatggatcataaaattgctagctgcccactaaatacagaaaatcaagttggtcaaagaacttatgaaggacaacataagggtggtggacagatttctaaaacccagggaagagtttatgtgcttactcaacagaatgcacaggcttccaatacaatgatgacaggtatgaaaaattttgaggacgaaatttctttttaggggtgaagaatgtcatagcccaaaacctagcccaaccaagcccaatccagcagacccaagcccccaaaaaaaaaaaaaaaaaacagaggaatcaaaatcgggaagaagactcccgataggagtcttcttctccggcgagacccaggcgagatcggaatcctaggacctctcggagtcctagggttctctataaaaggACCTTTCCCTCCCTTGAAGCCAATCATCGgcccttttcccctcttttcctctccgatttttttgaattagagccgcggatccTTGCTTCGTTTTCACCGTGATTGCCcgtcggtggggtcaccggaggccgaggtgagtcttcctcttcttcctctcttctttccccttcctcccttgcatttgtgcgcggctgccggcgacgagagtcgccaatTTTCAGTCggaaaaagggacctctgttttggtctctttttctcgtgaatttttcggcgccggcgatcggttggtctctttttctcgtgaatttttcgGCGTCGGCGATCGCAAccgatcgccggccatgctcctctgtgaccgggggagtggcccccctctgccgtcgtCCTCCACCAcgacggccgtggcctgaacggcctggcacaaggaggggactgccgtcccctgttcggcctggaaggagtcgagagaagaagaagaaaagagaagaaaaagaaaaaaaaagaaaagaaaaagaataaaaagaaaagaaaaagaagaaaaagaaaagagaaagaagaaaaaaaaaggaaaaggaaagaaaaagaagaaaaagaagaaaaaaaagagaaaaagaaaataaaaaaaataaaaaaaataaaaaataaaaaataaaaataaatatatatatttatatatatatatataaataaataaataaataaataaataaaaataataataataataaatgatgagagagagagtttctctctcttctctctcttctttcagtctgaacccttattttctctctttagaattggactttctctctctaaaattttttctctctagattgtttctctctcttgatggatttctctctctctaaagttattcctctaggattagcgtagtggaaggcttcatttgatgattttgatcgagtttagggaagagtctgattttaagtgaggttttgattttgaaatttgttaaatttaattttgaattaaaattaatgtaaaaatataattttggataataggcatggaagaatctcctagaagttagtcgatctattcattcagtgctccgtgaaaggtaagtaatgaatcatcttctcgagatattccatatttattctaaaaataaataattattctctgaaattatacatgaattatgaattatgttttgaaagaaaagtacttttgaaatattatggtacgtcgattatgcacatgtttagtgaaaaattatgatatattatgatacaaagtattttgatgctctcagtctaactatgtttcagtgggccccgccaatggggattatacgttggtacttagtggaccctgccagtgggggctgtgcgctggtgtttgtggaccctgccagtgggagttgtgcgctggtattctgtggaccccgccaatggaggttaaacgttggtcatagtcaaggccgttgagttacgagtattttgcatcgaatcggatttatgattattttatatgtgaatatttgaaaatatttgatttgtattaaatcagcataaaatatactcttatgtttatttgcaatattattcttgaaaaatacataatatctgaaatatctagttgagatatttgttacttactgggctgtctagctcattacctttctttctatttttcagattcagataattaatttcgagcgtgggaagaaatattgggacagagcttttagaggcgagatttagcattgtcaacttcaataaacttagatctattgttttatttttagcaaaaattttattggatgtaagacatttgatataattacttgaattacagttgaataataattatttaaatttattccgctgtgatgcattgatatcgtgatgagatgccttgcatgcttatggagagagttcttcatgagtatgcggcggttgctgcgatcctcgattcacaatctcgagtcGGGGACGTGACACATACTTTTAACTCTATGAAGCAAGGGACTTTCTCAATTACTATACTGTATTCAAGTCAATCCATTATTTCAATTCTTCAAGCACTCTACTCTGGAAACTTCAAGAATTGATTCTCAAGCACAAGAACCTCAGAGACATTAGATTTACTACTCTTTCGAAATTTCATCTCATATCCCTCATGCATGCGAATGTCAGGGCGATCAGAATTACTTGTGTTTTGCTTCTCTATTTGCGATCAACTGTATTCTCTGGATCATTTTTCTATCAGGTTGTGTGTTTCCTCCAATCTGCTTGTTATCACTTCACCTTTCAAGATGCTGCTCGATCTTTATTCAGATGGTTCTTGCTCATCTTTACTTCCGCTTCCAAGATGCTGGTAATCCCTTCACTGCTGCTGCTCCAACACGATGGTCTGGCTGAGTATTGCTTTATTTCCTCCTATGGCTGCAACCATTCAACTGGTTGTCTATTTTCTTCCCATCATCATAGTTGGTATTGCTATGCTTATAAGCGTTGCTTATTCATATATTCTGCTATCTGCTGTGACATTGCTTGTCTCCTCAAAGTAAGGATCATGCATTGACTTCATCATCAACATAACTTCCCAAGCACTCGGCAATGGATCATGATAGGGTCGTTGAAAGATTAGGGGCTCATCGGACTTTTGCTCAGCTACTTTGACCGTCTGCTATATCACTCATTTCTATTATGCACCATGGTTATAATGGACTCTCTCTATCCGAGTATTTCTATGGATTTATGGCTACATAAAACTGATCGTCACTGCTGCTATGTGTCTGTTACCAGTTACTATCACTGAAGCATTATGTCTTTCACTTATCATTGGGCTTCATTGGACTGCTGGCATGCCTTCTGTTCTCAAACTGTCTACATTATGTTGTATATCTTCGCCTCTTTGTAATTACCCTGTCCGTGTCTTCTGTAAACAGCTGACCTTTTACTTCTAATATAGCATTGTTTCCTCTCCACAACACCAAccaccccaccaaaaaaaaaaaaaagaaagaaaggatcatACAGGAGGGAAAGCTAGGCAGAGCATGTTAATTAGATGCTCCTAGACGTCACAAAATTGGCCTCCAGCCTAAGATGAAGTCATCTTCATAAATTCTGTTCCTAACAAATGTctctgctttctttttttttgggtacaaagaAATCTCTCCGTTTCAATATCTTTCTCATGCCCTTCTTTGGGCCATAAAAAGACATCCTTCTGCACCATCTCTTGGACATGCTATCATTGCTAGTGTGACAAGGTAGCTGTGGCTTCGTAATATTTGGGAATGCAATTTGGTTATGGTCTCTTTGAAAGACGTGGTCCATTCCACCGAAAAGGATCGAACGGCGTCGTGCCTTGGAGGCCAAATGGGTGACTTTTGTTTAAGATCCACCCTACAAGCCGTTGGTTATGATGCCGCGGTAGCAGGTGAGCACTTGCTTAGGACAACTAATATCTCTTCTTGTCTCCCTCCGTTCTATTCTAACACCTAACCCTAGGAGCAAGGACCATCAGGGCTATAGAATATTAGACCTGGCATTTTGACTTGTCTCATCCCTTGCTACGAACATATGACCTTGTAAGTTGACACATGTACCTTctttattacatatgatgtagctAGTTTGGTAGCTGTTCCACTCGTGACTTTTAGAACTTTCAACGAATATCTTAGCTTTTGAACCCTCTAATCAAATCCATGCGAATGTGGCTCCCTTGCTCAAAAATGAAAACCAAGTCTTATTTCAACAAGCCTGACGCTCCCATACGGTGGACCCTGTCGAGGAATTGTTATTTACCGCTACAATATCGTTAATTACGGTTATTTCTCATGTGTCTTTTATTgagtttttataaaaagaaaataatagcCACTGCAGCAAACATATACtgttataacaaaaataaataataatatcattTGCTCGATTCAATGTTAATcagataaaatataatttaaataaaataaaataaaatattaaaatataaatatttttttataaataaacttGTACAATATGAGAAAATTAAGATCAATatgcatagtttttttttttttgataacattTTCTAATTCATGGTTGAATGGACATCACATATTTTACCAATCATCACTATTCATGTATTGTATAAGAATTGTGATGTATGTTGCCAGCAAAATCTAAGCTGAAGAAATCGAACAAACTCAGAGCTAGAAAGTTTGGATGAGCTTGTGAACGATGAGTGATCAATTGTAGCCATGCTTAGATGAAAAGATCTGCTAAAAGTTTAAcctaaaagcaagagaaaaataatagCAAAGGGTATTGGAGTTTGCTTGGCACTCTCCATTGTTTAAGTCGtgcaataattttaaaaaataacgaAGAGTTGAGAGTAGGGAAAGTAAGAATGTTAGAATAAGAGAAAGCGCACCTAAAAATCTCTTCCGGATATAGATTAAAAACCAGTGCCTATTATTGAGGCATGTTATGCATATTGCTAGGCTTAACTGCATAAAATGTGTGCAGCCATGATGGTCATCCATTTGAAGAGTTTTAAATGgctttataatatttttagtgGAGACCATATGACTAGCCGCCATTGATTTGCTTTATTATCCAGCAACAATCAGAAGCGGGACTTATCAAGATAGATACTATATATAGAATCTATTCCATGCATAATTTTTTGCAAAATATATATTATCATGATTAGAAGATTAGATTTATCCAATTTAACCAAAGATGGGAGAGGATCTCAATTCACCACAAACATCATGTCATCATCATGTCAGCATCTAATGGGAGCGGTGTGGACTCTGAAGAGGTGACTTTAGAAAAGGCTCCAAATTGTTCCTTCAAAACTTACAGTCCACCATCTTTCATGATCATATTCATCAATCCAATCTCCACCGTCCTTCCAATACTTAGCGGTCGTACATCAACCAACCCGGAAATTGACCGCCATACAAACAGATTCAACTATCATGCCACCACGTGTCCATCTCCCATTGGATGCACCTGCAAAACATAGCATCCCAGGCTCCCACAATAATCAAGGCCATAACCCCTGCCACGCTGTTTATCATGTCAGGCACACCACCAATTCAACGGTCGAGATCGAGCGACGCGCAGCAACGCGAACATCTCCGCGAGACAACGTAACAGGCAGCTTTATAGCCGTGAAGGCCAATGCAGAGGGAGTAATTctgttgtgttttttttttttcacaggtTGGAGTTCATTGGCTTTGGAGAAACGACACCGGCCTTTTTCCTCTCGAGGCCATGTGATCGGCTCTCGAACGACGCGACGCTTATCGGCCGTCCGTGCTCGCAAGCTGGTGGCGGTTTTATTGCACTCCATGAACGATTCCTGGGTCCAAGCTGGTCTTTTTGGGAGCAAAAGCTGAGAAATTTGTCCCGGAATGGCTGGTTCCAGCAAAAGCCGAGGTGTTTTGGAGCTTTGGAGCTGCCGCTAATGGCTGGTGGGTCTCAGAATGTGGTCTCGATGCTAAAGGTGTGTTCCTTTTACGTCGTTTTAGCGTTTCTGGGTTTTAGAAGAAGTCGGAGTTTTCTTGGGAAAATTTTTTCGCAGGAATTTGTGCCTTGTTTTCTGTGTTTTGGCTTCTGGGAAATGTTGTATTTGTTTGGGATTTTGGGATTGTGAATTTATTCCTCCCAAGAGTATGGCTTTTGTATCTTTTCTTGGTgggttttttgttctttttttagtTTCTCTGATTGCAAGAACTACTGTTGGCTTTAGGGATGAGCCAAAGATGGGATTTTTATTAGGAATGGCATAGTGATTCTTGGGCTGTTGTTGAACAAAACATCAGTGGTTTGTTGGTTTGGGGATGCGATTGGAGGCAAAAAGATGGGACATTTGAGCAGTTTGCGCATCGGGCTGAGCCTTGTCTCAGGGTTCCTGTTCCTGGCGCTGGCAGCAGAGCTTTACTACTTGTTTTGGTGGAAGAAGAGAGAACCTAACAGAGATATAGAGGCTAACTACACTAGTCCCGTGAGAGAGCTACTGTATCTCTTCTGCTGGAAGAAGCCATCTTCTCAGAGTCCCACAGCTCTCAATCCCCAAGAAATCTCCACTTCTGCAAATGCCACAGGTCACTCCGATGATGGTCATCTTTACCTCCACTCGAACTCAGGTAAGGATCTTCTCTTGAGGCCatttggaggaggagaagagagcaTGGAGGCAGAGCTCATGAGGCTTCACAGCCTCTCAGGGCCTCCAAGGTTTCTCTTCACCATCAAAGAGGAGACCAAAGAGGACTTGGAGTCAGAGGATGGGAGATCCAGAGGAGGGAGGAGCAGGAAAGGTTCCAGAGGGAAGAGCTTGAGTGATTTGCTGGTCTCTGTGGAGACCCCATTTTTAACTCCTCTCTCTTCCCCTCCTTTCTTCACCCCACCTCTCACCCCTTTGGATTGCTACAGTCAACATGGATTCAACCCCCTCTTTGAATCCTCGAAGGAAGATGATTTGAGTAGGCTGAAGTCCTCACCCCCTCCAAAGTTCAAGTTTTTGAAGGACGCTGAGGAGAAGCTCTCAAGGAAAACACTAATGGAAGAAGCCATGAAGCCCCAGAGAAATGGGGAAGTCGTCGAGGATGTGGCCAAGAAACAAGCTTCTGTTCCTTCTCATAAGCCTATTGCTGCTGCCTCTCCTCCCACATGCCCACCAGAAGAGGAGGATGGGTCTTTCATCACTATAGTCATGGGAAAGAACAGAgagaaggggcaccaactctatTCAAGCTCTTCGCAGGTAATTCCATTACCTTCTTCTCCTTCAAACATTAGAGCAACCCATGGGAAGCCTATTTCTCACCTGAGTTCCAAGGAATGAGTAGTAGTCATGGTTTTAATTGTTGTTTGATCTTTAGTCTACCATTAGATTTGTCTGTGAAGGTTGTAAAGAGGAATATAAAAGAAACTCTGTTTTGCTTATCAATCCGGCAGTGAGTTCGGTAGCCCATTCAGGTTTTTAGTATTTTAATTTCTCCACTCCTATACTGTGCAACATTGTCTTTTATTTGTCCCTTTTTAATCCACAAGAGGCTGCCGTGCTCTATGTATCATGAGCTTCTGTTTGCCATCAttccaattttattttttaaagcccCCAAAATCGATATTTAGAGATTCTCTACTGCAGAGATACCAGAAAAGAAGTGTAGTTTCCATCCTCTTGTCTTCCAGTGTCCGAACCTGTAATTATTCATGTGAGTGGTCCCGCTGGCCCTGCAACCCCTTGCCTCTCTCTGTCAAAAGATGAGGCAGTTGCGTTATTTTTTCTCAAGAGAACTCACTTTCCTACTCTTTCCATTTACTTCCAGACAACTCCACgaacttttcttttatttctttttaacccAGTTAAATATTGCCTTGGTTCATTCATCCCCCATTGGAAGGGATCTAGAGATGGTCAAAAAACAAGGACAAGGATTTTGACATAAAGGACCAGGTTTTAGGTATTCTAGATGAGGCTACTCTAGGGATGAGGTTGGAGTAAAATCACTCTATTATGAGATGGGAGTTGGTAATTCCCTTGCAAAGTGTGGCAGATATACCAGATGATTTTTGAGGTGGGTGGGGAGCTGAGGTTGTCAACTTAAGAAAGTAACCCTGCTAAGAGGGGAAGGATTGCAAGCTTTACATCTTTAT contains these protein-coding regions:
- the LOC105045691 gene encoding uncharacterized protein — encoded protein: MGHLSSLRIGLSLVSGFLFLALAAELYYLFWWKKREPNRDIEANYTSPVRELLYLFCWKKPSSQSPTALNPQEISTSANATGHSDDGHLYLHSNSGKDLLLRPFGGGEESMEAELMRLHSLSGPPRFLFTIKEETKEDLESEDGRSRGGRSRKGSRGKSLSDLLVSVETPFLTPLSSPPFFTPPLTPLDCYSQHGFNPLFESSKEDDLSRLKSSPPPKFKFLKDAEEKLSRKTLMEEAMKPQRNGEVVEDVAKKQASVPSHKPIAAASPPTCPPEEEDGSFITIVMGKNREKGHQLYSSSSQVIPLPSSPSNIRATHGKPISHLSSKE